One segment of Solanum lycopersicum chromosome 1, SLM_r2.1 DNA contains the following:
- the LOC101252827 gene encoding uncharacterized protein isoform X8 produces MKKSNFSSPLPQKSMNNSRQQLFDSLTSHISLYNSQKPPFPNHNPNPRSSLIKWFSSLSIPQRQAHLTIVHSNFVQILLQMLGKLQSNGHGFFFILPDMPSDGSDLPSVCFRKSHGLLARVAESNESERRVRQSVRIFNSKEGEGENGVSGLLDFVDALTVSEEFVGNVDTFVNAMDGVTNRKFLRGEESGLSSEWVELGWLKEKGYYSIEAFVANRLEVALRLAWLNHNNGKKRGVKLKDKVNSVGVGANAFWRKKGCVDWWGKLDEATRVKILRNGLGKAAKSLITDTLKGARGVSADKTWLCSSTLEQPLRGNPTLSDRRNFMNLSVSDARVAKKSMHHASVFGVSCSFNQLLDCLFMLEDISTVLLACPHSVCEPPDSEKLFFSSFESVNTLSDCILRKLRGLLMIISLDCTKYELLEDENLNSLPKQNKEILGASNRKKKGKNRKVKKSNSLPKPKTDGLRPAKSTEDKGDTSMRCDNVYNSSSTGLVDKFCGDNVHSSLPSGSVNREQQKDHVKESLPSLIDMGEGPDNQTVRSASRKKRKERNKIKNPSLITSGEDGKCPKRNSQKSFISVNSRGRDPSSDCVTLIDSVVQSGSKDSCIDNEKREPEMSILSRSSRDSGSAGSFEGYRNPCLTDHLPKEGVMENGTVAVAVETTNREGDSAISSVMPAIESGRTLSNGKEFKKLNRAGFLEQKIEVGDANTNLTSLQEKGSVDVYDTGPMNSPSYVSYEWPSVAPVHLPCGDSHLPRATDRLHLDVSRNWKSHFRHSFLRNVRHVRNSSIETGCPGIISGPLPMSLDWPPMVRSINRLAAPSVTCNYDAGFISRRTSFQQDIAAQSMHCNVVSTEDERVYSGDLMDFSDLANSHEVGEDHDYHWMSEEELEVHAVSGVDYNQYFGGGVMYWNPSDHLGTNFSRPPSLSSDDSSWAWRDADMNRAVDDMVAFSSSYSTNGLTSPSGASFCSPFDALGSGHQAVGYVIPGSEITSKVLQSSSSADLVTVENASGSLSSLPAEVEAKSVDSLAYPILRPIVIPSMSRERSRSDFKRSHDHKSPCVPPSRREQPRIKRPPSPVVLCVPRAPHPPPPSPVGDSRRHRGFPTVRSGSSSPRQWGVKGWFHDGINFEEACIRMDGSEVVWPAWRSKSLSAHQLTQPLPGALLQDRLIAISQLTRDQEHPDVAFPLQPPETLNSTAKKACLSMIHSRLHNEIENFCKQVASENLIRKPYINWAVKRVARSLQVLWPRSRTNIFGSNATGLSLPSSDVDLVVSLPPVRNLEPIKEAGILEGRNGIKETCLQHAARYLANQEWVKNDSLKIVENTAIPIIMLVVEVPHDLISSSLSNLQTPKAEPTELTVEEGNTFQADSTCSDSSSSPQWSKMNECVKDVKAVRLDISFKSPSHTGLQTTELVKELTEQFPATTPLALVLKQFLADRSLDQSYSGGLSSYCLVSFLSINIWYY; encoded by the exons atgaaaaaatcgaACTTTAGTTCGCCTTTGCCCCAAAAATCTATGAACAATTCAAGACAGCAGCTTTTTGATTCCCTCACATCTCACATTTCTCTCTACAATTCACAAAAACCTCCATTTCCTAAtcataaccctaaccctagatCATCGCTGATCAAATGGTTCTCTTCCCTTTCGATTCCTCAACGCCAAGCTCATCTCACAATTGTTCACTCGAATTTCGTTCAAATCCTGTTGCAAATGCTTGGTAAACTTCAATCCAATGGTCATGGGTTTTTCTTCATCCTACCTGACATGCCTTCAGATGGTTCTGATCTTCCAAGCGTTTGTTTCAGGAAGTCTCATGGGTTATTAGCTCGAGTTGCGGAGTCCAATGAGTCAGAAAGGCGAGTTCGTCAGTCTGTACGGATTTTCAACTCGAAAGAAGGAGAAGGGGAAAATGGGGTTTCGGGTTTGTTGGATTTTGTTGATGCTTTGACTGTAAGTGAGGAATTTGTTGGAAATGTGGATACTTTTGTGAATGCAATGGATGGTGTTACGAATAGGAAGTTTTTGAGAGGGGAAGAAAGTGGGTTGAGCTCAGAATGGGTGGAATTGGGGTGGTTGAAAGAGAAGGGTTATTATAGCATCGAGGCTTTTGTGGCGAATAGGTTGGAGGTGGCGTTACGATTGGCATGGTTGAATCATAATAATGGGAAAAAGAGAGGTGTAAAGCTGAAAGATAAGGTGAATTCTGTAGGTGTAGGGGCAAATGCATTTTGGAGGAAGAAAGGGTGTGTAGACTGGTGGGGTAAGTTAGATGAGGCAACAAGGGTCAAGATTCTTCGTAATGGCTTAGGGAAGGCAGCAAAATCACTG ATTACTGACACTTTGAAAGGGGCAAGAGGTGTTTCAGCGGATAAAACTTGGCTATGCAGTTCAACACTAGAACAACCTCTGAGGGGTAATCCTACTTTGTCTGATCGAAGAAACTTTATGAATCTCAGTGTGTCAGATGCAAGAGTTGCAAAAAAGAGCATGCATCATGCATCAGTGTTTGGAGTCTCGTGTTCATTCAACCAGTTACTTGATTGTTTGTTTATGCTTGAGGATATCTCCACTGTGCTGTTGGCATGTCCACATTCTGTTTGCGAGCCTCCTGATAGTGAAAAATTATTCTTTAGTTCATTTGAATCTGTTAATACTCTTTCTGATtgtatattaagaaaattacgGGGGTTACTCATGATTATTTCTCTTGACTGTACAAAGTATGAGCTACTAGAGGACGAAAACTTGAATTCCTTACCAAAGCAAAACAAAGAGATACTTGGTGCTTCGAACCgtaagaaaaaagggaaaaaccGTAAGGTGAAGAAATCAAATTCTTTGCCAAAACCTAAAACAGATGGTTTGAGGCCTGCTAAAAGCACTGAG GACAAGGGAGACACATCCATGCGTTGTGATAATGTATATAATAGTTCGTCTACTGGTTTGGTCGATAAATTTTGTGGCGATAATGTACATAGTAGTTTGCCCAGTGGATCGGTCAACAGAGAACAGCAGAAGGATCATGTTAAAGAGAGTCTTCCATCTTTGATCGATATG GGTGAAGGACCAGATAATCAAACTGTTAGAAGTGCTTCaaggaagaaaaggaaagaaagaaacaagatTAAGAACCCTAGCTTGATAACTTCTGGGGAAGATGGTAAATGTCCGAAAAGAAATTCTCAGAAGTCCTTTATTTCTGTCAACTCCCGAGGTAGGGATCCAAGTTCTGATTGTGTCACTTTAATAGATTCGGTTGTTCAAAGCGGATCAAAAGATTCTTGTATTGACAATGAGAAACGTGAACCAGAAATGAGCATTCTGAGTCGAAGCAGTAGGGATTCTGGTTCTGCTGGTTCTTTTGAAGGTTACAGGAATCCTTGTTTGACAGACCATTTGCCCAAAGAGGGAGTGATGGAAAATGGAACGGTAGCTGTTGCAGTGGAAACTACCAATAGGGAAGGCGATTCTGCTATATCTTCTGTAATGCCTGCGATTGAATCTGGACGCACTCTTTCAAACGGCAAGGAGTTCAAAAAATTGAACAGAGCAGGTTTTCTTGAGCAGAAAATTGAAGTTGGTGATGCCAACACAAATTTGACCTCGTTACAGGAGAAAGGAAGTGTTGATGTTTATGATACAGGGCCGATGAATTCTCCATCTTATGTTTCGTATGAGTGGCCCAGTGTAGCTCCTGTTCATCTTCCATGCGGTGATTCACATCTCCCACGGGCTACTGATAGATTGCACCTTGATGTCAGTCGCAACTGGAAAAGTCATTTTCGTCATTCTTTTCTACGCAACGTACGCCATGTAAGAAATTCTTCAATTGAAACAGGATGCCCTGGAATCATATCTGGACCTTTGCCAATGAGTTTAGATTGGCCCCCAATGGTGCGCAGTATCAATAGACTAGCTGCTCCATCAGTTACATGCAATTATGATGCTGGGTTTATATCTAGGAGAACGTCTTTCCAGCAAGATATAGCAGCTCAAAGCATGCACTGCAATGTGGTGAGTACTGAGGATGAAAGGGTGTATTCTGGTGACTTAATGGACTTCTCCGATCTTGCAAATTCACATGAAGTGGGTGAAGACCATGATTATCACTGGATGTCTGAAGAAGAGTTAGAGGTACATGCTGTTTCCGGGGTGGACTATAATCAGTACTTTGGAGGTGGTGTTATGTATTGGAATCCTTCTGATCATCTTGGTACTAATTTTTCACGTCCTCCCTCTCTTAGCTCGGATGATAGCTCATGGGCATGGAGGGACGCAGACATGAATAGGGCAGTTGATGATATGGTTGCCTTCTCTTCTTCCTACAGTACAAATGGTTTGACTTCTCCTTCTGGTGCTTCCTTTTGCTCTCCATTCGATGCTTTAGGTTCAGGACATCAGGCTGTTGGTTATGTTATACCAGGAAGTGAGATTACCAGCAAGGTTCTGCAGTCATCATCATCAGCAGATCTAGTGACAGTAGAGAATGCTTCAGGATCCTTGTCCAGTTTGCCCGCTGAAGTTGAAGCAAAGTCTGTGGATTCACTCGCATACCCCATTTTACGACCCATTGTCATTCCCAGTATGTCTCGGGAGAGATCAAGATCAGATTTTAAGCGCAGTCATGATCATAAAAGTCCTTGTGTTCCTCCCAGTAGGCGGGAGCAACCTAGGATCAAGAGGCCTCCATCACCTGTTGTCCTCTGTGTTCCACGTGCTCCTCATCCGCCTCCTCCTTCTCCAGTTGGTGATTCTAGAAGGCACAGAGGTTTTCCAACAGTTCGGTCTGGTAGCTCCAGCCCTAGGCAGTGGGGTGTCAAAGGTTGGTTCCATGATGGAATTAATTTTGAAGAAGCCTGTATACGCATGGATGGTAGTGAAGTAGTTTGGCCTGCTTGGAGGAGTAAAAGTCTCTCAGCCCATCAGTTAACGCAACCTCTACCTGGAGCTTTGCTGCAGGACCGCCTAATCGCAATTTCACAGTTAACTCGCGATCAAGAACAT cCAGATGTTGCGTTCCCACTTCAACCTCCCGAAACGCTGAACTCTACTGCAAAGAAGGCATGTCTCTCAATGATCCATAGTCGCCTTCACAATGAAATTGAGAACTTCTGTAAACAG GTTGCCTCTGAGAATCTGATCAGGAAGCCTTACATTAATTGGGCTGTAAAGCGCGTTGCACGTTCTCTACAAGTATTATGGCCTAGATCGCGTACAAACATTTTTGGTTCAAACGCTACTGGGTTGTCACTCCCATCGAGTGATGTGGACCTTGTGGTCTCTCTTCCTCCTGTGAGGAATCTG GAACCAATTAAAGAAGCTGGGATCTTAGAGGGGCGAAATGGGATCAAAGAAACATGCCTTCAG CATGCAGCTAGATATCTGGCTAACCAGGAGTGGGTAAAAAATGATTCTCTGAAGATCGTGGAAAATACTGCT ATACCAATTATAATGCTTGTGGTGGAAGTTCCACATGACCTCATTTCGTCGTCTCTATCAAATTTACAAACACCAAAAGCTGAACCAACTGAGTTGACTGTTGAAGAAGGCAATACTTTTCAGGCTGATTCGACTTGTTCGGATTCCTCATCTTCACCACAGTGGTCTAAGATGAATGAATGTGTGAAGGATGTAAAAGCAGTTCGACTTGATATTAGTTTCAAATCGCCTTCTCATACAGGATTACAGACCACAGAGCTG GTAAAAGAGCTCACAGAACAGTTTCCTGCTACCACACCTCTTGCTTTGGTGCTAAAACAGTTCCTAGCAGATCGCAGTCTTGACCAGTCATATTCAGGCGGTTTAAGTTCATATTGTCTAGTAAGCTTTCTCAGCATCAATATCTG GTACTATTGA
- the LOC101252827 gene encoding uncharacterized protein isoform X5: MKKSNFSSPLPQKSMNNSRQQLFDSLTSHISLYNSQKPPFPNHNPNPRSSLIKWFSSLSIPQRQAHLTIVHSNFVQILLQMLGKLQSNGHGFFFILPDMPSDGSDLPSVCFRKSHGLLARVAESNESERRVRQSVRIFNSKEGEGENGVSGLLDFVDALTVSEEFVGNVDTFVNAMDGVTNRKFLRGEESGLSSEWVELGWLKEKGYYSIEAFVANRLEVALRLAWLNHNNGKKRGVKLKDKVNSVGVGANAFWRKKGCVDWWGKLDEATRVKILRNGLGKAAKSLITDTLKGARGVSADKTWLCSSTLEQPLRGNPTLSDRRNFMNLSVSDARVAKKSMHHASVFGVSCSFNQLLDCLFMLEDISTVLLACPHSVCEPPDSEKLFFSSFESVNTLSDCILRKLRGLLMIISLDCTKYELLEDENLNSLPKQNKEILGASNRKKKGKNRKVKKSNSLPKPKTDGLRPAKSTEDKGDTSMRCDNVYNSSSTGLVDKFCGDNVHSSLPSGSVNREQQKDHVKESLPSLIDMGEGPDNQTVRSASRKKRKERNKIKNPSLITSGEDGKCPKRNSQKSFISVNSREMSILSRSSRDSGSAGSFEGYRNPCLTDHLPKEGVMENGTVAVAVETTNREGDSAISSVMPAIESGRTLSNGKEFKKLNRAGFLEQKIEVGDANTNLTSLQEKGSVDVYDTGPMNSPSYVSYEWPSVAPVHLPCGDSHLPRATDRLHLDVSRNWKSHFRHSFLRNVRHVRNSSIETGCPGIISGPLPMSLDWPPMVRSINRLAAPSVTCNYDAGFISRRTSFQQDIAAQSMHCNVVSTEDERVYSGDLMDFSDLANSHEVGEDHDYHWMSEEELEVHAVSGVDYNQYFGGGVMYWNPSDHLGTNFSRPPSLSSDDSSWAWRDADMNRAVDDMVAFSSSYSTNGLTSPSGASFCSPFDALGSGHQAVGYVIPGSEITSKVLQSSSSADLVTVENASGSLSSLPAEVEAKSVDSLAYPILRPIVIPSMSRERSRSDFKRSHDHKSPCVPPSRREQPRIKRPPSPVVLCVPRAPHPPPPSPVGDSRRHRGFPTVRSGSSSPRQWGVKGWFHDGINFEEACIRMDGSEVVWPAWRSKSLSAHQLTQPLPGALLQDRLIAISQLTRDQEHPDVAFPLQPPETLNSTAKKACLSMIHSRLHNEIENFCKQVASENLIRKPYINWAVKRVARSLQVLWPRSRTNIFGSNATGLSLPSSDVDLVVSLPPVRNLEPIKEAGILEGRNGIKETCLQHAARYLANQEWVKNDSLKIVENTAIPIIMLVVEVPHDLISSSLSNLQTPKAEPTELTVEEGNTFQADSTCSDSSSSPQWSKMNECVKDVKAVRLDISFKSPSHTGLQTTELVKELTEQFPATTPLALVLKQFLADRSLDQSYSGGLSSYCLVLLITRFLQHEHHHSRPIDQNLGSLLMDFFYFFGNVFDPRQIRVSIQGSGLYINRERGCSIDPICIDDPLYPTNNVGRNCFRIHQCIKAFADAYSILENEIASLPCNDESNSVPQVKLLPRIVPSIEVSEVS, translated from the exons atgaaaaaatcgaACTTTAGTTCGCCTTTGCCCCAAAAATCTATGAACAATTCAAGACAGCAGCTTTTTGATTCCCTCACATCTCACATTTCTCTCTACAATTCACAAAAACCTCCATTTCCTAAtcataaccctaaccctagatCATCGCTGATCAAATGGTTCTCTTCCCTTTCGATTCCTCAACGCCAAGCTCATCTCACAATTGTTCACTCGAATTTCGTTCAAATCCTGTTGCAAATGCTTGGTAAACTTCAATCCAATGGTCATGGGTTTTTCTTCATCCTACCTGACATGCCTTCAGATGGTTCTGATCTTCCAAGCGTTTGTTTCAGGAAGTCTCATGGGTTATTAGCTCGAGTTGCGGAGTCCAATGAGTCAGAAAGGCGAGTTCGTCAGTCTGTACGGATTTTCAACTCGAAAGAAGGAGAAGGGGAAAATGGGGTTTCGGGTTTGTTGGATTTTGTTGATGCTTTGACTGTAAGTGAGGAATTTGTTGGAAATGTGGATACTTTTGTGAATGCAATGGATGGTGTTACGAATAGGAAGTTTTTGAGAGGGGAAGAAAGTGGGTTGAGCTCAGAATGGGTGGAATTGGGGTGGTTGAAAGAGAAGGGTTATTATAGCATCGAGGCTTTTGTGGCGAATAGGTTGGAGGTGGCGTTACGATTGGCATGGTTGAATCATAATAATGGGAAAAAGAGAGGTGTAAAGCTGAAAGATAAGGTGAATTCTGTAGGTGTAGGGGCAAATGCATTTTGGAGGAAGAAAGGGTGTGTAGACTGGTGGGGTAAGTTAGATGAGGCAACAAGGGTCAAGATTCTTCGTAATGGCTTAGGGAAGGCAGCAAAATCACTG ATTACTGACACTTTGAAAGGGGCAAGAGGTGTTTCAGCGGATAAAACTTGGCTATGCAGTTCAACACTAGAACAACCTCTGAGGGGTAATCCTACTTTGTCTGATCGAAGAAACTTTATGAATCTCAGTGTGTCAGATGCAAGAGTTGCAAAAAAGAGCATGCATCATGCATCAGTGTTTGGAGTCTCGTGTTCATTCAACCAGTTACTTGATTGTTTGTTTATGCTTGAGGATATCTCCACTGTGCTGTTGGCATGTCCACATTCTGTTTGCGAGCCTCCTGATAGTGAAAAATTATTCTTTAGTTCATTTGAATCTGTTAATACTCTTTCTGATtgtatattaagaaaattacgGGGGTTACTCATGATTATTTCTCTTGACTGTACAAAGTATGAGCTACTAGAGGACGAAAACTTGAATTCCTTACCAAAGCAAAACAAAGAGATACTTGGTGCTTCGAACCgtaagaaaaaagggaaaaaccGTAAGGTGAAGAAATCAAATTCTTTGCCAAAACCTAAAACAGATGGTTTGAGGCCTGCTAAAAGCACTGAG GACAAGGGAGACACATCCATGCGTTGTGATAATGTATATAATAGTTCGTCTACTGGTTTGGTCGATAAATTTTGTGGCGATAATGTACATAGTAGTTTGCCCAGTGGATCGGTCAACAGAGAACAGCAGAAGGATCATGTTAAAGAGAGTCTTCCATCTTTGATCGATATG GGTGAAGGACCAGATAATCAAACTGTTAGAAGTGCTTCaaggaagaaaaggaaagaaagaaacaagatTAAGAACCCTAGCTTGATAACTTCTGGGGAAGATGGTAAATGTCCGAAAAGAAATTCTCAGAAGTCCTTTATTTCTGTCAACTCCCGAG AAATGAGCATTCTGAGTCGAAGCAGTAGGGATTCTGGTTCTGCTGGTTCTTTTGAAGGTTACAGGAATCCTTGTTTGACAGACCATTTGCCCAAAGAGGGAGTGATGGAAAATGGAACGGTAGCTGTTGCAGTGGAAACTACCAATAGGGAAGGCGATTCTGCTATATCTTCTGTAATGCCTGCGATTGAATCTGGACGCACTCTTTCAAACGGCAAGGAGTTCAAAAAATTGAACAGAGCAGGTTTTCTTGAGCAGAAAATTGAAGTTGGTGATGCCAACACAAATTTGACCTCGTTACAGGAGAAAGGAAGTGTTGATGTTTATGATACAGGGCCGATGAATTCTCCATCTTATGTTTCGTATGAGTGGCCCAGTGTAGCTCCTGTTCATCTTCCATGCGGTGATTCACATCTCCCACGGGCTACTGATAGATTGCACCTTGATGTCAGTCGCAACTGGAAAAGTCATTTTCGTCATTCTTTTCTACGCAACGTACGCCATGTAAGAAATTCTTCAATTGAAACAGGATGCCCTGGAATCATATCTGGACCTTTGCCAATGAGTTTAGATTGGCCCCCAATGGTGCGCAGTATCAATAGACTAGCTGCTCCATCAGTTACATGCAATTATGATGCTGGGTTTATATCTAGGAGAACGTCTTTCCAGCAAGATATAGCAGCTCAAAGCATGCACTGCAATGTGGTGAGTACTGAGGATGAAAGGGTGTATTCTGGTGACTTAATGGACTTCTCCGATCTTGCAAATTCACATGAAGTGGGTGAAGACCATGATTATCACTGGATGTCTGAAGAAGAGTTAGAGGTACATGCTGTTTCCGGGGTGGACTATAATCAGTACTTTGGAGGTGGTGTTATGTATTGGAATCCTTCTGATCATCTTGGTACTAATTTTTCACGTCCTCCCTCTCTTAGCTCGGATGATAGCTCATGGGCATGGAGGGACGCAGACATGAATAGGGCAGTTGATGATATGGTTGCCTTCTCTTCTTCCTACAGTACAAATGGTTTGACTTCTCCTTCTGGTGCTTCCTTTTGCTCTCCATTCGATGCTTTAGGTTCAGGACATCAGGCTGTTGGTTATGTTATACCAGGAAGTGAGATTACCAGCAAGGTTCTGCAGTCATCATCATCAGCAGATCTAGTGACAGTAGAGAATGCTTCAGGATCCTTGTCCAGTTTGCCCGCTGAAGTTGAAGCAAAGTCTGTGGATTCACTCGCATACCCCATTTTACGACCCATTGTCATTCCCAGTATGTCTCGGGAGAGATCAAGATCAGATTTTAAGCGCAGTCATGATCATAAAAGTCCTTGTGTTCCTCCCAGTAGGCGGGAGCAACCTAGGATCAAGAGGCCTCCATCACCTGTTGTCCTCTGTGTTCCACGTGCTCCTCATCCGCCTCCTCCTTCTCCAGTTGGTGATTCTAGAAGGCACAGAGGTTTTCCAACAGTTCGGTCTGGTAGCTCCAGCCCTAGGCAGTGGGGTGTCAAAGGTTGGTTCCATGATGGAATTAATTTTGAAGAAGCCTGTATACGCATGGATGGTAGTGAAGTAGTTTGGCCTGCTTGGAGGAGTAAAAGTCTCTCAGCCCATCAGTTAACGCAACCTCTACCTGGAGCTTTGCTGCAGGACCGCCTAATCGCAATTTCACAGTTAACTCGCGATCAAGAACAT cCAGATGTTGCGTTCCCACTTCAACCTCCCGAAACGCTGAACTCTACTGCAAAGAAGGCATGTCTCTCAATGATCCATAGTCGCCTTCACAATGAAATTGAGAACTTCTGTAAACAG GTTGCCTCTGAGAATCTGATCAGGAAGCCTTACATTAATTGGGCTGTAAAGCGCGTTGCACGTTCTCTACAAGTATTATGGCCTAGATCGCGTACAAACATTTTTGGTTCAAACGCTACTGGGTTGTCACTCCCATCGAGTGATGTGGACCTTGTGGTCTCTCTTCCTCCTGTGAGGAATCTG GAACCAATTAAAGAAGCTGGGATCTTAGAGGGGCGAAATGGGATCAAAGAAACATGCCTTCAG CATGCAGCTAGATATCTGGCTAACCAGGAGTGGGTAAAAAATGATTCTCTGAAGATCGTGGAAAATACTGCT ATACCAATTATAATGCTTGTGGTGGAAGTTCCACATGACCTCATTTCGTCGTCTCTATCAAATTTACAAACACCAAAAGCTGAACCAACTGAGTTGACTGTTGAAGAAGGCAATACTTTTCAGGCTGATTCGACTTGTTCGGATTCCTCATCTTCACCACAGTGGTCTAAGATGAATGAATGTGTGAAGGATGTAAAAGCAGTTCGACTTGATATTAGTTTCAAATCGCCTTCTCATACAGGATTACAGACCACAGAGCTG GTAAAAGAGCTCACAGAACAGTTTCCTGCTACCACACCTCTTGCTTTGGTGCTAAAACAGTTCCTAGCAGATCGCAGTCTTGACCAGTCATATTCAGGCGGTTTAAGTTCATATTGTCTA GTACTATTGATCACACGGTTTTTGCAGCATGAACATCATCACAGTCGACCAATTGATCAA AACTTGGGGAGCCTCCTGATGGACTTTTTCTACTTCTTTGG GAATGTGTTTGATCCTCGTCAAATACGTGTCTCAATACAGGGAAGCGGCTTATACATAAATAGAGAACGAGGGTGCAG CATTGATCCAATTTGCATTGATGATCCTCTGTACCCAACCAATAATGTGGGGCGGAACTGCTTTCGCATACACCAATGCATCAAG GCATTTGCGGATGCTTATTCCATTTTGGAAAATGAGATAGCTTCTCTTCCATGCAACGATGAATCTAATTCAGTGCCTCAAGTTAAGCTACTCCCAAGAATTGTTCCAAGCATTGAGGTTTCTGAGGTATCTTAA